The Papaver somniferum cultivar HN1 chromosome 3, ASM357369v1, whole genome shotgun sequence genome includes a region encoding these proteins:
- the LOC113358486 gene encoding uncharacterized protein At5g41620-like gives MEKEEKSDDEEKGILRRGAAEKEEFFGLKFKSGISVSKERVHYCTTPVPTWKIHQLNNGKQNFAITCLPPPPLTISARKLGAQLWESIQIILPLSTEMRKGTSSSGVKLRQLAEKGCNDHPPPIHLSDPSPQQLDSAGSLRRQIEASLMKHHHSIERNSHALQPVSPASYSSSTEVTAYFPPVTPTGSSNIRRSHREATCNLKTSTELLQVLNRIWSLEEQHTSNISLIKALKIELNHTRSRIKDLLQEQQTDRQEIGELMKQVAEEDHTRKSKEQARVKAAVQSVKDELEDERKLRRRSETLHRKLSRELSEVKYTFAKALKELESERKARMLLEDLCDEFAKGIGEYEHEVRATNHKSERDNCCRDDHDRLILHISEAWLDERMQMNLAESRFNPTEKNTVVEKLSTEIETFLQAKRSGSSNSKSSDILHPKDLPNDVSLRRQSLKSVHLNDTVTAPQAAQDKGESHCSDSHFIEPNKNESEKGSNIANGKESVEIHPAETARANSTKKRLGSRERTNSRTLSNIQFEEQMASVREKQELVREQESDIPHELENFLTSKEGILERNVKRDGTHGSKSKNMNNNLVTSQSMLLDCEKLYPEKNYKEDLLGHSAWRRNVSPERQWSSKFTSPDIEISASSSKWPPRGVQETTLKAKLLEARQEGRRSRVTPSKGTS, from the exons atggaaaaagaagagaaaagtgACGACGAAGAAAAAGGAATATTAAGAAGAGGAGCAGCAGAAAAGGAGGAATTTTTTGGATTAAAGTTTAAATCCGGGATTTCAGTAAGTAAAGAGAGGGTCCATTACTGTACAACACCAGTGCCCACCTGGAAAATTCATCAACTCAACAACGGGAAACAAAACTTTGCTATTACttgtttaccaccaccacctttaACAATTTCTGCTAGAAAACTTGGTGCTCAACTCTGGGAAAGCATTCAAATAATCCTACCACTTTCTACTGAAATGCGTAAAGGTACTTCTTCTAGTGGTGTTAAGCTGAGGCAACTTGCAGAAAAGGGGTGTAATGATCATCCTCCTCCTATCCATTTGTCTGATCCATCTCCTCAACAG CTAGATAGTGCAGGCAGTTTAAGGAGGCAAATTGAAGCATCCCTGATGAAGCACCATCACTCTATTGAAAGGAACAGTCATGCTCTACAGCCTGTTTCACCCGCAAGTTATAGCAGCTCAACGGAG GTAACAGCATACTTCCCGCCGGTAACTCCTACTGGTTCCTCGAATATCAGGAGAAGCCACAGAGAAGCAACTTGTAACCTTAAAACGTCAACAGAGTTACTACAAGTGTTGAATAGAATATGGAGCTTGGAAGAACAACACACATCCAATATCTCATTAATTAAAGCACTCAAGATAGAGCTAAACCATACACGGTCACGAATTAAAGACTTGCTGCAAGAACAGCAAACGGATCGCCAAGAAATAGGTGAATTGATGAAGCAAGTTGCAGAAGAAGATCATACTCGCAAGAGTAAGGAGCAGGCTCGTGTGAAAGCTGCAGTTCAATCTGTCAAAGATGAACTAGAAGATGAAAGAAAGTTGAGGAGACGGTCAGAAACCCTTCACAGGAAATTATCTCGAGAGTTGTCCGAAGTGAAGTATACATTTGCGAAGGCTTTGAAAGAATTAGAGAGTGAAAGAAAAGCACGAATGTTGTTGGAAGACTTGTGTGATGAGTTTGCTAAAGGAATAGGAGAGTACGAACATGAAGTACGTGCAACGAATCACAAATCTGAGAGGGATAATTGTTGCAGGGATGACCATGATAGATTGATACTTCATATTTCCGAAGCATGGCTTGATGAACGGATGCAAATGAATCTTGCTGAGTCTAGATTCAATCCAACTGAAAAGAATACGGTAGTAGAGAAATTGAGTACAGAAATAGAGACTTTCCTTCAAGCTAAACGATCTGGTAGTTCTAATTCCAAGAGCAGTGATATTTTACACCCCAAAGACTTACCAAATGATGTTTCTTTACGTCGTCAGTCTCTCAAGTCAGTCCACTTGAATGACACTGTAACTGCACCTCAAGCTGCACAAGACAAAGGAGAATCTCATTGCAGTGATTCCCATTTTATAGAGCCGAACAAGAATGAGAGTGAAAAAGGAAGCAACATAGCAAATGGAAAGGAATCGGTAGAGATTCATCCTGCAGAGACAGCAAGAGCTAACTCTACAAAGAAAAGACTAGGATCTCGTGAGAGGACCAATAGTCGTACACTGTCCAACATTCAGTTTGAAGAACAGATGGCTTCCGTCAGAGAAAAGCAAGAGTTAGTAAGAGAACAAGAATCCGACATTCCCCATGAGTTGGAAAACTTTCTGACCTCTAAAGAAGGAATCCTTGAAAGAAATGTTAAACGAGATGGAACTCATGGATcaaaatctaaaaatatgaacaataactTGGTAACAAGTCAATCAATGCTGTTGGATTGCGAGAAGTTGTATCCAGAGAAAAATTACAAGGAAGATTTACTTGGTCACTCTGCATGGAGACGTAATGTTAGTCCTGAACGGCAATGGAGTTCAAAATTTACCTCACCTGACATTGAGATATCTGCATCCTCATCTAAGTGGCCTCCTCGAGGAGTGCAGGAGACTACTTTAAAAGCGAAACTGCTTGAAGCAAGGCAAGAAGGCCGCCGTTCACGTGTTACACCTTCGAAGGGTACATCTTAG